One Acidobacteriota bacterium DNA window includes the following coding sequences:
- a CDS encoding ATPase, whose translation MFSSLGHVHTGLLRVGYITDEITTTTVYLAAKLNKPILLEGPPGSGKTELAYAVAKVTGAEVERLQCFEGIDEEKAIGKFDEPLQRLAVELHSKTEDVAWEALKQQLHGQNFFSAGPLLRALQRPDPCVLLIDEIDKVNEAFEAMLLELLSMWQLSIPKLGLIRARSIPFVVLTSNEERRLGDPLRRRAFYLRIEHPSPEREARIIELRTPRRSAEFHFEMAGLAKALRGWSLEKPPSISEMLDLAQALEILEEERITPEMRDVLLPLLAKTEADRRKLLLRDGWSSLVGDARVYSEEARKA comes from the coding sequence TTGTTTTCGTCTCTTGGTCACGTTCACACCGGGCTTCTTCGCGTCGGCTACATCACCGATGAAATCACCACGACAACCGTTTACCTCGCAGCAAAACTGAATAAACCGATTCTGCTTGAGGGACCACCCGGAAGTGGCAAGACCGAGCTTGCCTATGCCGTCGCGAAAGTCACCGGCGCGGAGGTCGAGCGCCTGCAGTGCTTTGAAGGAATCGATGAGGAGAAAGCCATTGGAAAGTTCGACGAGCCTCTCCAGCGTCTTGCCGTTGAATTGCATTCGAAAACAGAAGATGTTGCATGGGAAGCCTTAAAACAGCAATTGCATGGTCAGAACTTTTTTAGCGCTGGCCCCCTGCTGCGAGCGTTGCAGCGGCCAGACCCATGCGTCCTTCTCATAGACGAGATAGACAAAGTTAACGAGGCGTTCGAGGCAATGCTGCTGGAGCTATTAAGTATGTGGCAGCTAAGTATTCCAAAATTGGGCCTCATCAGAGCCCGGTCTATTCCTTTCGTGGTGCTCACCTCGAACGAGGAACGAAGGCTCGGTGACCCTCTCCGCAGGAGAGCCTTTTATTTGCGCATCGAGCATCCGAGCCCGGAACGAGAAGCCAGAATCATTGAACTGAGAACGCCCAGGCGAAGCGCCGAGTTCCACTTCGAGATGGCTGGCCTGGCAAAAGCGCTGCGCGGCTGGAGTTTGGAAAAGCCACCTTCGATTTCGGAAATGCTTGACCTGGCTCAAGCGCTTGAAATTCTGGAGGAAGAACGGATTACTCCGGAAATGCGCGACGTTCTTTTGCCTCTTTTGGCCAAAACCGAGGCCGATCGACGAAAGCTTCTCCTGCGCGACGGCTGGTCGAGCCTGGTCGGTGATGCACGCGTCTACAGTGAGGAGGCTCGAAAGGCGTGA